The following are encoded together in the Nyctibius grandis isolate bNycGra1 chromosome 5, bNycGra1.pri, whole genome shotgun sequence genome:
- the RAD52 gene encoding DNA repair protein RAD52 homolog isoform X3 — MPESQGKDNESHISSDSSSTSNSVACFGQVCYIEGHKVISLANEMFGFNGWAHSVTQQNVDFVDLNNGRFYVGVCAFVKVQLKDGSYHEDVGYGVSEGLKSKALSLEKARKEAVTDGLKRALKCFGNALGNCILDKDYLRAVNKLPRQVPPELDLVKAKRQDYEPEIEKARYSSCLERQNTGGKQHCEMASDCKPGQTEAAGVTVDQKQPNSSRGRDPDSLAIEGDATYQRKLRQKQLQQQFREQMEKKHQVPVVTPSSKQATSDRPVKHSSPAAVQQELAIEEEFFADDPELWDMALETIDLQIVGQKMADPSAGHWTPQTPRGRHQMTTRNRTPHRMNYHKASARLAQLQPSATIVSNGSCANQHIPECSPHRRSQSLKKRRLEPT, encoded by the exons ATGCCTGAAAGTCAAGGGAAAGACAACGAAAGCCACATCAGCAGCGATAGTTCCAGCACTAGCAATTCAGTTGCTTGCTTTGGACAG gtcTGTTATATTGAGGGTCACAAGGTAATCAGTCTGGCCAACGAGATGTTTGGCTTCAATGGCTGGGCTCATTCAGTCACTCAGCAGAATGTTG ACTTTGTTGATCTCAACAATGGCAGATTCTATGTGGGGGTCTGTGCATTTGTGAAAGTTCAACTTAAG GATGGGTCGTACCACGAAGATGTGGGGTATGGAGTCAGTGAAGGCCTAAAGTCTAAGGCCTTGTCCCtagaaaaggcaagaaaggaGGCAGTAACAGATGGACTGAAGAGGGCACTCAA GTGCTTTGGGAATGCTCTTGGGAACTGCATCCTAGACAAAGACTACCTACGAGCCGTGAATAAGCTTCCACGTCAG GTGCCCCCTGAGTTAGATTTGGTCAAAGCTAAAAGACAGGACTATGAGCCTGAAATAGAGAAAGCAAGATACAGCAGCTGTTTGGAAAGGCAGAACACAGGAGGGAAACAACATTGTGAGATGGCATCTGATTGTAAGCCTGGACAGACAGAGGCTGCTGGAGTGACAGTAGATCAGAAACAGCCAAATAGTTCCAG GGGCAGAGATCCAGACTCCTTAGCTATTGAGGGCGATGCCACTTACCAGCGGAAATTGCGACAAAAGCAGCTACAGCAACAGTTCCGGgaacagatggagaaaaagCATCAGGTTCCTGTAGTTACTCCTAGCAGCAAACAGG CAACATCTGATCGTCCTGTAAAGCACAGCAGTCCAGCAGCAGTACAACAGGAGCTAGCAATAGAAGAGGAGTTCTTTGCAG ATGATCCTGAACTTTGGGACATGGCCTTGGAGACCATTGATCTTCAGATAGTGGGTCAGAAAATGGCAGACCCATCAGCTGGACACTGGACACCTCAAACACCCCGTGGACGTCATCAAATGACTACTCGTAACAGGACACCTCACAGAATGAATTACCACAAAGCTTCTGCTAGACTTGCACAATTGCAGCCGTCTGCTACAATCGTGAGTAACGGCAGCTGTGCCAACCAGCATATCCCAG AGTGCAGCCCCCACAGGAGAAGTCAAAgcttgaagaaaaggaggctagAACCTACATAA
- the RAD52 gene encoding DNA repair protein RAD52 homolog isoform X5: MFGFNGWAHSVTQQNVDFVDLNNGRFYVGVCAFVKVQLKDGSYHEDVGYGVSEGLKSKALSLEKARKEAVTDGLKRALKCFGNALGNCILDKDYLRAVNKLPRQVPPELDLVKAKRQDYEPEIEKARYSSCLERQNTGGKQHCEMASDCKPGQTEAAGVTVDQKQPNSSRGRDPDSLAIEGDATYQRKLRQKQLQQQFREQMEKKHQVPVVTPSSKQATSDRPVKHSSPAAVQQELAIEEEFFADDPELWDMALETIDLQIVGQKMADPSAGHWTPQTPRGRHQMTTRNRTPHRMNYHKASARLAQLQPSATIVSNGSCANQHIPECSPHRRSQSLKKRRLEPT; encoded by the exons ATGTTTGGCTTCAATGGCTGGGCTCATTCAGTCACTCAGCAGAATGTTG ACTTTGTTGATCTCAACAATGGCAGATTCTATGTGGGGGTCTGTGCATTTGTGAAAGTTCAACTTAAG GATGGGTCGTACCACGAAGATGTGGGGTATGGAGTCAGTGAAGGCCTAAAGTCTAAGGCCTTGTCCCtagaaaaggcaagaaaggaGGCAGTAACAGATGGACTGAAGAGGGCACTCAA GTGCTTTGGGAATGCTCTTGGGAACTGCATCCTAGACAAAGACTACCTACGAGCCGTGAATAAGCTTCCACGTCAG GTGCCCCCTGAGTTAGATTTGGTCAAAGCTAAAAGACAGGACTATGAGCCTGAAATAGAGAAAGCAAGATACAGCAGCTGTTTGGAAAGGCAGAACACAGGAGGGAAACAACATTGTGAGATGGCATCTGATTGTAAGCCTGGACAGACAGAGGCTGCTGGAGTGACAGTAGATCAGAAACAGCCAAATAGTTCCAG GGGCAGAGATCCAGACTCCTTAGCTATTGAGGGCGATGCCACTTACCAGCGGAAATTGCGACAAAAGCAGCTACAGCAACAGTTCCGGgaacagatggagaaaaagCATCAGGTTCCTGTAGTTACTCCTAGCAGCAAACAGG CAACATCTGATCGTCCTGTAAAGCACAGCAGTCCAGCAGCAGTACAACAGGAGCTAGCAATAGAAGAGGAGTTCTTTGCAG ATGATCCTGAACTTTGGGACATGGCCTTGGAGACCATTGATCTTCAGATAGTGGGTCAGAAAATGGCAGACCCATCAGCTGGACACTGGACACCTCAAACACCCCGTGGACGTCATCAAATGACTACTCGTAACAGGACACCTCACAGAATGAATTACCACAAAGCTTCTGCTAGACTTGCACAATTGCAGCCGTCTGCTACAATCGTGAGTAACGGCAGCTGTGCCAACCAGCATATCCCAG AGTGCAGCCCCCACAGGAGAAGTCAAAgcttgaagaaaaggaggctagAACCTACATAA
- the RAD52 gene encoding DNA repair protein RAD52 homolog isoform X2, with protein MPESQGKDNESHISSDSSSTSNSVACFGQYQYTASEYQAIQHALRQRLGPEYISSRQAGGGQKVCYIEGHKVISLANEMFGFNGWAHSVTQQNVDFVDLNNGRFYVGVCAFVKVQLKDGSYHEDVGYGVSEGLKSKALSLEKARKEAVTDGLKRALKCFGNALGNCILDKDYLRAVNKLPRQVPPELDLVKAKRQDYEPEIEKARYSSCLERQNTGGKQHCEMASDCKPGQTEAAGVTVDQKQPNSSRDPDSLAIEGDATYQRKLRQKQLQQQFREQMEKKHQVPVVTPSSKQATSDRPVKHSSPAAVQQELAIEEEFFADDPELWDMALETIDLQIVGQKMADPSAGHWTPQTPRGRHQMTTRNRTPHRMNYHKASARLAQLQPSATIVSNGSCANQHIPECSPHRRSQSLKKRRLEPT; from the exons ATGCCTGAAAGTCAAGGGAAAGACAACGAAAGCCACATCAGCAGCGATAGTTCCAGCACTAGCAATTCAGTTGCTTGCTTTGGACAG TATCAATACACAGCAAGTGAATATCAAGCTATCCAGCATGCTCTGCGTCAGAGACTGGGTCCAGAATATATCAGCAGTCGGCAAGCTGGAGGAGGACAAAAG gtcTGTTATATTGAGGGTCACAAGGTAATCAGTCTGGCCAACGAGATGTTTGGCTTCAATGGCTGGGCTCATTCAGTCACTCAGCAGAATGTTG ACTTTGTTGATCTCAACAATGGCAGATTCTATGTGGGGGTCTGTGCATTTGTGAAAGTTCAACTTAAG GATGGGTCGTACCACGAAGATGTGGGGTATGGAGTCAGTGAAGGCCTAAAGTCTAAGGCCTTGTCCCtagaaaaggcaagaaaggaGGCAGTAACAGATGGACTGAAGAGGGCACTCAA GTGCTTTGGGAATGCTCTTGGGAACTGCATCCTAGACAAAGACTACCTACGAGCCGTGAATAAGCTTCCACGTCAG GTGCCCCCTGAGTTAGATTTGGTCAAAGCTAAAAGACAGGACTATGAGCCTGAAATAGAGAAAGCAAGATACAGCAGCTGTTTGGAAAGGCAGAACACAGGAGGGAAACAACATTGTGAGATGGCATCTGATTGTAAGCCTGGACAGACAGAGGCTGCTGGAGTGACAGTAGATCAGAAACAGCCAAATAGTTCCAG AGATCCAGACTCCTTAGCTATTGAGGGCGATGCCACTTACCAGCGGAAATTGCGACAAAAGCAGCTACAGCAACAGTTCCGGgaacagatggagaaaaagCATCAGGTTCCTGTAGTTACTCCTAGCAGCAAACAGG CAACATCTGATCGTCCTGTAAAGCACAGCAGTCCAGCAGCAGTACAACAGGAGCTAGCAATAGAAGAGGAGTTCTTTGCAG ATGATCCTGAACTTTGGGACATGGCCTTGGAGACCATTGATCTTCAGATAGTGGGTCAGAAAATGGCAGACCCATCAGCTGGACACTGGACACCTCAAACACCCCGTGGACGTCATCAAATGACTACTCGTAACAGGACACCTCACAGAATGAATTACCACAAAGCTTCTGCTAGACTTGCACAATTGCAGCCGTCTGCTACAATCGTGAGTAACGGCAGCTGTGCCAACCAGCATATCCCAG AGTGCAGCCCCCACAGGAGAAGTCAAAgcttgaagaaaaggaggctagAACCTACATAA
- the RAD52 gene encoding DNA repair protein RAD52 homolog isoform X4: MYICVHMHRYLYIFLCIICFSFQVCYIEGHKVISLANEMFGFNGWAHSVTQQNVDFVDLNNGRFYVGVCAFVKVQLKDGSYHEDVGYGVSEGLKSKALSLEKARKEAVTDGLKRALKCFGNALGNCILDKDYLRAVNKLPRQVPPELDLVKAKRQDYEPEIEKARYSSCLERQNTGGKQHCEMASDCKPGQTEAAGVTVDQKQPNSSRGRDPDSLAIEGDATYQRKLRQKQLQQQFREQMEKKHQVPVVTPSSKQATSDRPVKHSSPAAVQQELAIEEEFFADDPELWDMALETIDLQIVGQKMADPSAGHWTPQTPRGRHQMTTRNRTPHRMNYHKASARLAQLQPSATIVSNGSCANQHIPECSPHRRSQSLKKRRLEPT, from the exons atgtacatatgtgtgcacatgcataggtatttatatatatttttatgtattatatgcttttcttttcaggtcTGTTATATTGAGGGTCACAAGGTAATCAGTCTGGCCAACGAGATGTTTGGCTTCAATGGCTGGGCTCATTCAGTCACTCAGCAGAATGTTG ACTTTGTTGATCTCAACAATGGCAGATTCTATGTGGGGGTCTGTGCATTTGTGAAAGTTCAACTTAAG GATGGGTCGTACCACGAAGATGTGGGGTATGGAGTCAGTGAAGGCCTAAAGTCTAAGGCCTTGTCCCtagaaaaggcaagaaaggaGGCAGTAACAGATGGACTGAAGAGGGCACTCAA GTGCTTTGGGAATGCTCTTGGGAACTGCATCCTAGACAAAGACTACCTACGAGCCGTGAATAAGCTTCCACGTCAG GTGCCCCCTGAGTTAGATTTGGTCAAAGCTAAAAGACAGGACTATGAGCCTGAAATAGAGAAAGCAAGATACAGCAGCTGTTTGGAAAGGCAGAACACAGGAGGGAAACAACATTGTGAGATGGCATCTGATTGTAAGCCTGGACAGACAGAGGCTGCTGGAGTGACAGTAGATCAGAAACAGCCAAATAGTTCCAG GGGCAGAGATCCAGACTCCTTAGCTATTGAGGGCGATGCCACTTACCAGCGGAAATTGCGACAAAAGCAGCTACAGCAACAGTTCCGGgaacagatggagaaaaagCATCAGGTTCCTGTAGTTACTCCTAGCAGCAAACAGG CAACATCTGATCGTCCTGTAAAGCACAGCAGTCCAGCAGCAGTACAACAGGAGCTAGCAATAGAAGAGGAGTTCTTTGCAG ATGATCCTGAACTTTGGGACATGGCCTTGGAGACCATTGATCTTCAGATAGTGGGTCAGAAAATGGCAGACCCATCAGCTGGACACTGGACACCTCAAACACCCCGTGGACGTCATCAAATGACTACTCGTAACAGGACACCTCACAGAATGAATTACCACAAAGCTTCTGCTAGACTTGCACAATTGCAGCCGTCTGCTACAATCGTGAGTAACGGCAGCTGTGCCAACCAGCATATCCCAG AGTGCAGCCCCCACAGGAGAAGTCAAAgcttgaagaaaaggaggctagAACCTACATAA
- the RAD52 gene encoding DNA repair protein RAD52 homolog isoform X1 codes for MPESQGKDNESHISSDSSSTSNSVACFGQYQYTASEYQAIQHALRQRLGPEYISSRQAGGGQKVCYIEGHKVISLANEMFGFNGWAHSVTQQNVDFVDLNNGRFYVGVCAFVKVQLKDGSYHEDVGYGVSEGLKSKALSLEKARKEAVTDGLKRALKCFGNALGNCILDKDYLRAVNKLPRQVPPELDLVKAKRQDYEPEIEKARYSSCLERQNTGGKQHCEMASDCKPGQTEAAGVTVDQKQPNSSRGRDPDSLAIEGDATYQRKLRQKQLQQQFREQMEKKHQVPVVTPSSKQATSDRPVKHSSPAAVQQELAIEEEFFADDPELWDMALETIDLQIVGQKMADPSAGHWTPQTPRGRHQMTTRNRTPHRMNYHKASARLAQLQPSATIVSNGSCANQHIPECSPHRRSQSLKKRRLEPT; via the exons ATGCCTGAAAGTCAAGGGAAAGACAACGAAAGCCACATCAGCAGCGATAGTTCCAGCACTAGCAATTCAGTTGCTTGCTTTGGACAG TATCAATACACAGCAAGTGAATATCAAGCTATCCAGCATGCTCTGCGTCAGAGACTGGGTCCAGAATATATCAGCAGTCGGCAAGCTGGAGGAGGACAAAAG gtcTGTTATATTGAGGGTCACAAGGTAATCAGTCTGGCCAACGAGATGTTTGGCTTCAATGGCTGGGCTCATTCAGTCACTCAGCAGAATGTTG ACTTTGTTGATCTCAACAATGGCAGATTCTATGTGGGGGTCTGTGCATTTGTGAAAGTTCAACTTAAG GATGGGTCGTACCACGAAGATGTGGGGTATGGAGTCAGTGAAGGCCTAAAGTCTAAGGCCTTGTCCCtagaaaaggcaagaaaggaGGCAGTAACAGATGGACTGAAGAGGGCACTCAA GTGCTTTGGGAATGCTCTTGGGAACTGCATCCTAGACAAAGACTACCTACGAGCCGTGAATAAGCTTCCACGTCAG GTGCCCCCTGAGTTAGATTTGGTCAAAGCTAAAAGACAGGACTATGAGCCTGAAATAGAGAAAGCAAGATACAGCAGCTGTTTGGAAAGGCAGAACACAGGAGGGAAACAACATTGTGAGATGGCATCTGATTGTAAGCCTGGACAGACAGAGGCTGCTGGAGTGACAGTAGATCAGAAACAGCCAAATAGTTCCAG GGGCAGAGATCCAGACTCCTTAGCTATTGAGGGCGATGCCACTTACCAGCGGAAATTGCGACAAAAGCAGCTACAGCAACAGTTCCGGgaacagatggagaaaaagCATCAGGTTCCTGTAGTTACTCCTAGCAGCAAACAGG CAACATCTGATCGTCCTGTAAAGCACAGCAGTCCAGCAGCAGTACAACAGGAGCTAGCAATAGAAGAGGAGTTCTTTGCAG ATGATCCTGAACTTTGGGACATGGCCTTGGAGACCATTGATCTTCAGATAGTGGGTCAGAAAATGGCAGACCCATCAGCTGGACACTGGACACCTCAAACACCCCGTGGACGTCATCAAATGACTACTCGTAACAGGACACCTCACAGAATGAATTACCACAAAGCTTCTGCTAGACTTGCACAATTGCAGCCGTCTGCTACAATCGTGAGTAACGGCAGCTGTGCCAACCAGCATATCCCAG AGTGCAGCCCCCACAGGAGAAGTCAAAgcttgaagaaaaggaggctagAACCTACATAA